Within the Gigantopelta aegis isolate Gae_Host chromosome 8, Gae_host_genome, whole genome shotgun sequence genome, the region ACAATCTTTATTAACAGCAACAGGAATGTTAAATGACAAATCTTTCTCCGCGGCTTTACCAAGACAAAGTACTTctgatttttcaatatttacttTTGCACCCGTagcaagacaaaaataattgacaGTGCGAAAAATCACCTCAACAGACTGAGCATTTTGTACAGTGATAGTAGTATCATCAGCATGTTGAAATAATAGAGAATTAAATTCATTATTCAATTTTATTCCATTAATTTGTTGCTGACTTTTTTAACAAGCTATTTAAAGGTTCAGCAACAATTACATAGAGCATCATCGAAATTGGACATCCCTGTCTAACACCTCTAGTAACAGGAAAGAAAGGCGTTAAATGACCATTAATTTTAACACTacttttaatatcattatatagtattttaatccaagaaataaatttattaccaaaattaaatttattcaaaactctgaCTATAAAACTATGCGATACCCAATCAAACGCCTTTTCTTGATCTATTTTAATCAAAAATCCTTCCTGGTTATTCATATctacaaaatcaacaacatcaCGGACTGACATAATATTATCAACTATATCCCTACCCGGAACACAACACGTTTGTTCAGGAGAAATAATAGATGACATAACTAATTTTAAACGATTTGCGAGAACTttggatataattttataatcaaaatttaaaagaCTTATCGGCCTAAAGTTTTTAAGATTTGTTTTATCCccttttttcttaaaaaaagactgataattccttttttcatactatgtgaTAAATATTCTTCATTTTGGATTGACATAACAACTTTatgaaaaaaagattttaatttATCCCAAAATTTAAGATAAAACTCAACAGTAAGACCATCCATACCTGGTGATTTATTCCTATTCATACCTTTCAATGCTTTTGTTAATTCTTTAATCGATATATCATTATCACAAGTTTTACTTTCAAATTCTGTtatggcccgatcacactggcccgaatgccattccgtttgttttccgaataggaatttgggtgttcggggagcgaacggatcatattcgggaagcattcggtctgttctaggagcatactggctgttcggctccgtacggatgcatacggaacggcattcggtagctccaaaaatttgttgtgcatgttcaaaataattttcatcgaccatccgaatgtggcgtccatgtgtattcgggaagtattcgggaagcattctaggagcatacggcatgtacagaaaacgttcgggaagcatgcgtctagttcttggtgcattcggaatgaaaatttggaggtgctgggttccgtatgctttcctaACACCCAGAATGgacctagaacatgacgaatgctttccgaacgttttcaatatcctttccggattttttttcatttatgccgccgaatgtataacgaatagccagaactcttccagtattctttcagaacattttccgaactgctcgtacacttccagaatgcacagtatgttccgtatgctttccgaacaccccgaatggacatagaaatgacgaaccctttccgaacgctttccgaaCCCTTGAGGAAAGCatgcggaaagagttcggtccattctaggtcgattcgccgtgttctgaaagcattcggaaagcatacggaaagcgttcggaaaggaaacctttcgaagtcaacatgcgggaaatattcggtctattctgaaagcattctgaaaccacactgaaaacattcggaaaacaaacggaaagcattcggtgatacattggggaaaacacattcggagggacattcgaccagtttaaaaaatcacaccactttcgtatacggaaaacaaacggaagctcatttgggccagtgtgatcgccccATTATTCTATTCGAAATTAAATTTAAGACTTATTCCTCTTTAGCTACATCTATATCTTCTTTGGTatataatttagaataaaagtcattTGCACATGCACGCGTACTAGAttgggtggaggtggaggtcgGGTGTGTGTGACAGTGCTGGAGGGGGCAATGGAcacgttcgggcaaaatgagttGGCCTCAAATCTTCagcatgtatttccatcattctactcacaatattagtaatccatgtaaaagtgcatactgatttgtttggaatcctatatagCGTCTTAGTAGTAatgtgaatataaatatacgttgtgttccagattcggacattttcgtttcattcattcagcctattgcgaccaaaactgtcaggtgtaagtgtcatgagtagttagtctgtttaaaagtatctttgtaaattgtgtgcatattattgacagtatgataattgttcaggttactgttttgttttagtcggtgtagatgcccattgagctgctaaaagccactcttagtcattgatatttctattaattgataaaccttaatgaaaaccatttaacattttttatcgatggtatgattggttgggactaagatatcatagagcccagagtctgatatgtcatatgttacataaattaatttttaaaaatgagcaaaattgacaaaCCAGCACATGTTCAATAGGGGGGGGAGGTCTAGACTGTAGTAAGTAGACATTtgctttgaagaggggtgttCAGGCcatgccaccccaccccacaccctattTAAACGCGCCTGCAACACTATTGGcaaaaaggcacaaacttaaaattatataataacaagataatttatacaacgcaaatatcacatttttatagttgaattattattattattgttatcattattattattattattattattattcttattattattatcaaataccagtacagaatgtctaacagataattgtgttggtatatcatatgggcatTGTTAGTATGGAAACAAATTTatagttacttttaaatgtttaaagggacattcctgagtttgctgcattgtaagatgtttccgactaataaaatatttctacgattaaacttacgtattaaatatattttcttgttcagaatatcagtgtctgtatactcaatgtgtttcaggtcgTGTTTCGGTTGttcaggaatgcaagtccggcccggacttgatatcatggcagtcagaccagtattcctaaggaacttaagtcctaggacttgcattcctaggtatattagacctaggacatgcattcctaggagattaagtccgggcagacaactgttcctacggacttgcaaaATGTACAttgaaaagttaattattttaatgcacttgggttttttttatgctttATCAACAGATACAATTGGGCAAGTGAATGTTTTagtaagtcagaattaccaaatgtttgacattcattatccaatgattcattaatcaatgtgatctaatggtgtcgttaaacaaaacaaactttaactataataattaattactataCTCTTGGACATGCATTCCTACAGgactaagtccgggcagacaactgttcctacggacttgcaaaATGTGTAttgaaaagttaattattttaatgtactgTCTTTTTATGCTTTATCAACAGATACAATTGGGCAAGTGAATGTTTCAGTAAgtcataattactaaatgtttgacattcattatccgatgattcattaatcaatgtgctctaatggtgtcgttaaacaaaacaaactttaactataataattaattactatgCTCTTGCTAGAAACTTTATTGATACTTCAAAGAAAGCATCTATCTGTCGGCAACGAGGTTTCTCTTTAATACCGAAGACATCAGTCATAATCTACACAGAATAGCAACAAAGCCGGATGAGCGGATCTATAAGCACGGCACTTTAATTTACCAAGACGTCATACAGTACCAACAACTGATGTTCCACGACAGAAACACGTGGCTTTTAGCGCCCTTCGAAACTGCGAGTTTTTCACCACATATATTATGAAGTTCATCCCAGAGTTCATCACAAGAAGTGGGATGGTGAAGCTGTTAACCGATTCTGAAACTCCTGCGGTGTATGTTATAATTATGAAGATGAAAGCCGGCGTGCAGCAGAGGAAGAAGACTCCAAAGACAACACTAAACATGACGACCAGCTCCCAGTCTCTCTTGAATTTGGCCATTCTCCTTTCGTAGGTTAGTGTGTTGGTTGTCATGGTCATGCGGAGAATGGCTTTCCTTTCTCGATTGGCGGTATGAAATATATGAGCATAGCAAGCTGCGATGATTATTGAACACACAACAAAGAACCCTCCTTGAGTGTTTTTGGTATTCCATGGTGAGTACTTTAAAAAACCGACAACGCACGCCGGCTTTCCAGTGATTCCCGTATAGTGGAATTGATCCAAAAAATATTGCACAAATACAGGTAATTGCAATAAGTATTCCTGCCTTTGGTATCGTCGCCAAACGTTCATATgagaaaggaaatgttataCACGCCCATCTGTCTATAGCAATAAGAACCATATTCAAAATTGAAGCCCCTAGCATCACAAAGAAAAGCACATGAGAGAACAGACAAAGATACTTGTTCTGATAAAACTCTGATTTTATCCCTGGTATGTGGAACACCATTTGGTAAGCGAGGGATAGGCACAGTCCACAAACTCCGGTTTGGACTAACTACACTCAGCGTCAAACTATTGACAGTACAGATGAATGCCATAAGTATCGCTTCGAAAACCACCGTTGTCATGTTGCCGATGCTGATGTTGTACTCTGTCAAATTCGTGATCATATTCCTAGAACGTTAGGCTACCATTCCTTAGAGTTGCACAAGTCGAAGGCAGATATCGGTGCAGCTGTGAGGTATCTTCGAAGAAACAGAtgagtggggtttttgtttggtgTTGTCATCTATTTATTCAGtcacaaacaattaaaaactgAGGAAAAAATCGTCTGGTATTTAGGCATTTTGCTACGCAGTGTGATGTCGAATGGGATTGGCCTTCGTGTGTGATCAGGACAGTGTTCATGGTGTGTGCCTTTATACGTATCAATCCCCTCAACTTGAtggcaaataattattttagcaaATGATCTCTCATTGAACTGCATTAGTGTGTGGTCAACAAGCAATAAAACCACTTTCTATCACTCTACGCATTATTGACTACAACGATGAGGACTAATGAAATACCTTTTTTTCAAATTGTCCATCTAATAGTGGGCTCCATGGTCAAGTGAATAAGTTGCTGGGCAATCAACTTGTGCATCTATTAGTGGGATCCATAGTCCAGTGAATAAGGTGTTGGACAATCAAGTTGACGACATTAGTTCAAATCCCATCACagctggctcacactttcattcatctttctcatctatcataCTATGCtcatcattctcattatcttaatataaaacaaaactatccaatttCCATCTAGTTCGACCATGTCTCTCAATTTTCTCCGACTCTTTCTTCTGAGCTGTGCACACTATCGCTTACCTGTcacaacttcctccacgggtgcagtatCTGTGAACGTCCCGGCACCCGTCTGACATCTTCGTCTTCTGTCGCTAATAAAGCGGGTCTGACCctcggcactaactaacgacggccggtagtaggggtgtatagtaggtTGTTACAAATGGCTCTTAACGATCTATAAGTAACTACTTAACACTCTCCAAAGTGATAAGActactaagcccacagctaaagctgaTCAGATagaaaacccacacaaaaagcCTGTTcatctattttatatttcattagaATTGTTTTCATTTGAGTAAAAACAACATCCCTTGCATGTTATTTCTCATCGTGGTTTAGGAGTGGAAACATTCTCATGGGTTGCCTTGAGAGTAGCGAACACAGCATCTatgataatgttttcaaatgtcTGTTTCATCTTGTACAATATTCATTTGTTTGccacataatatttattataattattatgtacgaCGGcatcgttgttgttttttgttgttgttttttgttgttatttaatgttaatatgctttattgtgtgtatgttgCTAGTTTTCATAAATCCACGAACAAACCACAATGTACAAGCTTTTTGCGTCTATCACTGGTCACATTTTACTGAAACAGTGTTTATGACACTAGCTAAGAATAATTAGTCTAGTGGCTCTTTACattggtgtgtgtatatgtaaatgtatttaaggCTGTGCCaaaagaaattacattaaaaggTTGGAAATGACAAAAAAGAGCAgacaatgtaatatttattatctcTTTCTTGTCAGCATGTATTATCAACATACAAAATAGTAAGCAGAAACATGCATCAGGTGGCACTAACATTAAGGCATTTGACTCAAACGATACGATAACCTGATACGAACAAAACTGGCCAACATATTCTACAGGGTATTTGTCACCATTAGAGCCGGgtgttgtttttctgttgttgtttgggggttttttttgttgttgggggggggggggggggggtaattaaatatttattgtcccagatcatataGCAGTGTCGGGGTTGGGAGCCCCGAATCACTGCTTTACATATATATCCATGTTCTaagcaacaaaaaaatatttttaaaataacaacactaacAGAAACTGGTTCAGACTAAAGTTCAACACATACATAGAGTTGAACATGGACAGTGAcctataatataactatataatttTATGATCCGAGATATCAACCAGAACAAAGAAAATAGCGAATGagagggaatgaatgaatgaatgaatgtttaacgacaccccagcacgaaaaatacatcggctattgggtgtcaaactatggttaatgcaaaactaaatcgatgatcaacatcaatataaaaattcaacaattaaataaaaacacagtgtaaagaactgtgcaaaaatacaaatatcacagatagataaaattaaaatttagaataaaattcagtatcgcgtaaaaactgtaataaaaatgagAGGGAAGAGCCGTTcttaataattgaaatcagacattactgaCAGTTTagtgtttaaattatccatttccgtacattagaagtgtttctggtcatcttggtgtttctaatacaacaaaataaatttgtcaAGGGCATCCCCCCGTTTCAAGGTCACAGACTCACATCACTACAGtgtaaccttatccaaatgtgttacagatttgtagattagccaaaattagtgttaattttcacgggtcaTTAACGACTTTAGTGAAGTAGACTTATGTGGCAGCAACTATTGATGTTCGACAATTCAAACATGTGGCTTTTAGCGCTGTTCGAAACTGATAGTTTTTCACCACATAAATAACAAAGTTCATCCCAGAGTTGGTCAGAAGGAGCGGAGTAGTGAAGCTAATAAAATTTTCTGGGACTCCTGCCGTGTAGGTGACGATGATAAACAGGAAACTTGGAGCACTACAGAGGAAAAACACGACAAAAATAACACTAAACATTTTAACCAGCTCCCAGTCTCTTTTGAATTTGGCCATCTGTGTATCCTTCTTGAGAGTGTATCCGGTTGATGTTAGCCGACGCAAAGTCTCTGTCCGTCTCTTAGCAACACGAAACATATGACCGTAGCAAGCAGCAATAATTACCGAGGTCACAATGAAGAATCCACCTTGAACGTAAATCTGGTACTCTGGGTTGAGTACTTTGAAAAATACGCAATCAGTATTGCGTGTCCACTCATTAGCATACAGTGGAACGGTCCCCAAAAGTATTCCACTAATCCAGACGAGCACAATGAGTATCCCTGCCTTAGGTATAGTAGCCAGACGCTCGTATTTATGAGGATATGTGATGCACGCCCACCTGTCGACGGCAATAAGGACCATATGCAGAATGGAAATCGCGATCACGATAAATAATAGTATGTACCTACAAAGACACAAGTATTTATTATTGTCGAATACTGACAGTATTTCGGGTACGTTAAACACCATTTGGTAAGGGAGCGAGAGACCGGTGAGGAAGTCCGCAACAGCCAGAGATATCACGTACATGTTGTGAACAGTCCACAGGTTCCGGTTCAGACACACCGTAATCAGCGTCAACGCGTTCACGGTACAGATGAAAGCCATGAGTATCACTATGAGAGTTAGTTTGATCATGCCGCTCACAGTGTACTCGTACTCTGTAACATTGGAGCTCATGTTGCTCTGTCCTAATGTCATGGCATTTAGTTCTCAATATGTGTGTTGTTGTGGGGTTATCTAGCTATCGTTTGGGAAAGAATGTCATTACATTTAGCATACCAAATGTCTTTGTTGAATCTATCCTTTGGTGATGAATGCCATGGTATTTAGCACTCCAAaagttgggggttttctcaaTCTATCCTTTGGTGAAAATATtatgcataataaaaaaaatctttctcaGAAGCAGATATGTTATTGTTTACGTCATGAAAAACAAGAACCACAAATGGAAAGGTATTGCTGTGTACGCACCAACAGTTTGGCATGCTGTTCTGTCCTGAAGCCAAGGTATTTAGCACACTATGTCTTTCCTTTGATGAAGAATGTCATTGCATTTAGCACtccaaatgttgttttgttttttgaagcTATCCTTTGGTGAAGATATGCATAATAAAGACTTCCTCAGAAGCAGCTATTTTACTGTTTAGTTCATCAAAACCAAGAACCACAAGCGGAGAGGGAATATCATGTATGCACCAACAGTTTGGCTGCTGTTCTGTCCTAATGCCACGGCATTTAGCACAAGTGTTGTTATCTTTTTCAGTCTATCGTTTGATGAAGATATGCATAATAAAGACTTCCTCGGGTGCAGATCGAGAGGGAATGTTATGTACGAACCAAATTTTGGACTTGTGTATCAACATTATGATCTGAGTGGCAATCATACCGAGTAGAAAacggataaataaataatcttgattgtatttattgtttgtgCTTTGATGCAGTCATAATGACTGTTTTCcatcaaaatatgtttatatattctgTCAATGTTAACTGCTCTGACGCATTCAATTTGCTAAATTTCTGCGGCTGCCATATTCTTTAAATtagttttgtgtttatatcgaATCGTTGTTAAAGCTCATCGTCCAGGACATATACACCTCATCTATCTAGGCTGCTGCCCCAGGATAGAGGTTAAAAAGACTATCCCGAGCTTAAaccattatataatatattcccAAATGATACATCCCTTTTTACCAACTAACGTTACATCTCGAATACAGTTTACTGATTACAATCAGGCACGACGGAatcaagtagacattggggggggggggggggggggtctgactgagatcgagggagGAGTGTCTAGGTGGGTTcggcggtagcgggtttcctgtgatgactatgagtcagaattaccaaatgtttgaaatccaatagccgaatattaattaatcaatgtgttccaataGTGTTGTTAAAGcacacaaactttaactaccTTAATGGATGGTGGTTGGGGTGGGCTGGGGATAGTCCTTCACAGTTAAAACCACCtgtaatttgtttcatttcaaattatgttcttgcttatatcaaattaacatTCAAGCACGCtcttctgggcacacacctcagctatctgggctctctgtccaggacaaagggttagttgttggtggttagtgagagagaaacttacacctacccattgagtggtTAAAaatcgctctgggtaggagccggtaccgttctgcgaaccctgtacctaccagccatatgtcCAATAGCTTAACCTCGACACCatcgaaagaaaaaagaaacaaagaaatgttttatttaacgacgcactcaacacatttgtattgacggttatatagc harbors:
- the LOC121379566 gene encoding beta-2 adrenergic receptor-like, encoding MVLIAVDRWACITYPHKYERLATIPKAGILIVLVWISGILLGTVPLYANEWTRNTDCVFFKVLNPEYQIYVQGGFFIVTSVIIAACYGHMFRVAKRRTETLRRLTSTGYTLKKDTQMAKFKRDWELVKMFSVIFVVFFLCSAPSFLFIIVTYTAGVPENFISFTTPLLLTNSGMNFVIYVVKNYQFRTALKATCLNCRTSIVAAT